In one Micromonospora polyrhachis genomic region, the following are encoded:
- a CDS encoding zinc-binding dehydrogenase has protein sequence MRIMHAAYASMFDADNPLAALAVGERPEPVLPDPGWVTVQVRASSLNHHDLWSLRGVGLSPERLPMILGCDAAGIDPDGNEVVVYPVVADPADPRGVSILSEHHQGTFAEQVAVPRANLVPKPAGMSFTDAACLPTAWLTAWRMLTTRGRMAEAEAVLVQGAGGGVATAAVAIAVAAGKRVYATSRSAAKRERIIALGATAVEPGARLPERVDVVIETVGAATFEHSMKSAATGARIVVSGATAGHEPKVNLRRVFAMQLEILGTSMGTRDELGDLLAFCQTHDVRPMVDTVYGFSQVTEAFARLHSGDVFGKVVLDHTR, from the coding sequence GTGCGGATCATGCATGCCGCGTACGCCTCGATGTTCGATGCCGACAACCCGCTCGCCGCGCTCGCCGTCGGAGAGCGGCCGGAGCCCGTCCTGCCCGATCCGGGCTGGGTGACCGTGCAGGTCCGGGCCAGTTCCCTCAACCATCACGACCTGTGGTCGTTGCGGGGGGTGGGACTGTCGCCGGAGCGGCTGCCGATGATCCTTGGCTGTGACGCCGCCGGTATCGATCCGGACGGCAACGAGGTCGTCGTCTACCCGGTGGTCGCCGATCCGGCGGACCCGCGCGGCGTCTCGATCCTCTCCGAGCATCATCAGGGCACGTTCGCCGAGCAGGTGGCGGTGCCCCGGGCGAACCTCGTGCCCAAGCCGGCCGGCATGTCCTTCACCGATGCGGCGTGCCTGCCGACGGCCTGGTTGACCGCCTGGCGGATGCTCACCACCCGGGGACGGATGGCGGAGGCCGAGGCGGTCCTGGTGCAGGGGGCGGGTGGCGGTGTCGCCACGGCCGCGGTGGCGATCGCCGTCGCCGCCGGCAAACGGGTGTACGCGACCAGCCGGAGCGCGGCCAAGCGGGAGCGGATCATCGCGCTCGGTGCGACCGCGGTGGAGCCGGGGGCACGACTGCCGGAGCGAGTCGATGTGGTCATCGAGACGGTGGGCGCGGCGACGTTCGAGCATTCGATGAAGTCGGCGGCGACCGGTGCCCGCATCGTCGTGTCGGGTGCGACGGCTGGGCACGAGCCGAAGGTGAACCTGCGCCGCGTCTTCGCGATGCAGTTGGAGATCCTGGGCACCTCGATGGGTACGCGCGACGAGTTGGGCGACCTGCTGGCGTTCTGCCAGACCCACGACGTACGTCCGATGGTCGACACCGTCTACGGGTTTTCCCAGGTGACCGAGGCGTTCGCCCGGCTGCACTCCGGTGATGTCTTCGGCAAGGTGGTGCTGGACCACACTCGGTGA
- a CDS encoding NAD(P)-dependent malic enzyme has product MSSSTVEFTDRVFGLHRGGKMAVTSTVPLTSRDDLSLAYTPGVAQVCEAIAADPRLAADYTWASRAVAVVTDGSAVLGLGNIGPRAAMPVMEGKAVLFKQFGGVDAVPICLDTQDVDEIVSVVTALAPSFGGINLEDISAPRCFEIERRLDEALPIPIFHDDQHGTAIVVLAALRNAATLLNRKLGDLRVVISGAGAAGVAVTKMLIAGGVNPAELVLCDSRGLIHSDRPDLTPVKAELATLTNAAGRTGGIGDGLRDADVLIGVSGGQIPESAMAGMAPGGIVFALANPTPEVHPEVAARYASVVATGRSDYPNQINNVLAFPGIFRGALDARATRITEGMKVAAADAIANVVAESLQADAIVPSPLDPRVAPAVAEAVADAARRDGVTP; this is encoded by the coding sequence ATGTCATCGTCTACCGTGGAGTTCACCGATCGCGTCTTCGGGTTGCATCGGGGCGGGAAGATGGCGGTCACCTCGACCGTCCCCCTGACCAGCCGCGACGACCTCTCCCTCGCCTACACCCCGGGAGTCGCCCAGGTGTGCGAGGCGATCGCCGCCGATCCTCGCCTGGCCGCTGACTACACCTGGGCGTCGCGTGCCGTCGCCGTGGTCACCGACGGATCGGCCGTACTGGGACTGGGCAACATCGGGCCCCGCGCCGCCATGCCGGTGATGGAGGGCAAGGCGGTGCTGTTCAAGCAGTTCGGCGGGGTCGACGCCGTGCCGATCTGCCTCGACACCCAGGACGTCGACGAGATCGTCTCCGTGGTGACCGCGCTCGCGCCCTCGTTCGGTGGCATCAACCTGGAGGACATCAGCGCGCCCCGGTGCTTCGAGATCGAGCGGCGGCTGGACGAGGCGCTGCCCATCCCGATCTTCCACGACGACCAGCACGGTACGGCCATCGTGGTGCTGGCCGCGTTGCGTAACGCCGCCACCCTGCTCAACCGGAAACTCGGTGACCTGCGGGTGGTGATCAGCGGGGCGGGTGCCGCCGGGGTGGCGGTGACCAAGATGCTGATCGCCGGCGGGGTCAACCCAGCCGAGCTGGTGCTCTGCGACTCCCGGGGGCTCATCCACTCCGACCGGCCGGACCTGACCCCGGTCAAGGCCGAGCTGGCGACGCTGACCAACGCGGCCGGTCGTACCGGGGGCATCGGCGACGGGCTGCGCGACGCCGACGTGCTGATCGGCGTCTCGGGTGGGCAGATCCCCGAGTCGGCGATGGCGGGGATGGCCCCCGGCGGCATCGTCTTCGCGCTGGCCAACCCGACGCCCGAGGTGCATCCGGAGGTGGCCGCCCGGTACGCCTCGGTGGTAGCGACTGGCCGCAGCGACTACCCGAACCAGATCAACAACGTGCTCGCCTTCCCGGGGATCTTCCGGGGAGCACTCGACGCGCGGGCAACCCGGATCACCGAGGGCATGAAGGTCGCGGCGGCGGATGCCATCGCCAACGTGGTCGCCGAGTCGCTCCAGGCGGACGCGATCGTGCCGTCCCCGCTCGACCCCCGGGTGGCTCCAGCGGTGGCCGAGGCCGTGGCGGACGCGGCCCGCCGCGACGGCGTCACGCCTTGA
- a CDS encoding multifunctional oxoglutarate decarboxylase/oxoglutarate dehydrogenase thiamine pyrophosphate-binding subunit/dihydrolipoyllysine-residue succinyltransferase subunit encodes MSTQQTSQDNPLAGFGPNEWIVEEMYQRYLADPASVDPAWHEFFADYRPAAEPTAGAAAPAGAPADTKAAAKVSPATAPAPAKTEPAPKAVPPAPTQPTTKIEAAPKVAEKTVKTATKPASGGAPNGAATSPLRGVAAKIVQNMDASLSVPTATSVRAVPAKLLVDNRIVINNHLTRGRGGKVSFTHLIGYALVRALALHPEMNNSFAEVDGKPVLVQPEHVNLGIAIDLVKKDGSRNLVVPSIKGCEQMDFRQFWQAYEDVVRRARRNELTMEDYGGTTISLTNPGGIGTVHSQPRLMVGQGTIIGVGAMEYPAPYAGMSEETLADLAVSKIITLTSTYDHRIIQGAQSGEFLKVMHELLLGEHNFYDQLFTSLRIPYEPVRWVRDVAVNSEGQINKTARVHELIHAYRVRGHLMADTDPLEFKIRKHPDLDVLQHGLTLWDLDREFPVNGFAGKQRMKLRSILGVLRDSYCRRVGVEFMHIQDPEERRWIQERIERKYEKPPTDEQKHVLNRLNAAEAFETFLQTKYVGQKRFSLEGGESLIPLLAEVLEAAAQDQLDEVVIGMAHRGRLNVLANIVGKPYEKIFSEFEGHLDPRSTQGSGDVKYHLGQNGKFSTPDGANSVKVSVVANPSHLEAVNPVLEGIVRAKQDRIDLKLEGYTVLPVLVHGDAAFAGQGVVAETLNLSQLRGYRTGGSVHVVVNNQVGFTTAPEHSRSSLYSTDIARMIEAPIFHVNGDDPEAVVRVARLAFQYRQAFNKDVVIDLVCYRRRGHNEGDDPAMTNPLMYSIIDAKRSVRKLYTEELIGRGDITVEDAEELLRDFQAQLERVFKATRDAASVPKAAGRPRREDEPEPQVDTAVDVSVVHAVGAAHTSLPEDFTPHKRIQQLLDRRAKMAVEGGIDWGFGEIIAIGSLLHDGVTVRLAGQDSRRGTFVQRHAAIVDARTGADHIPLSALTSDAARFFVHDSLLSEYAAMGFEYGYSVENTEALVLWEAQFGDFANGAQSVVDEFISSGEVKWAQQSSVTLLLPHGHEGQGPDHTSGRPERFLQMCAEDNMRVAIPSTPANYFHLLRRQALSPKRKPLVVFTPKSLLRHKLCVSSVEEFTSNNFQPVLRDTGDIRPDAVKRVLLCSGKVYYDLVQARTERGITDTALVRLEQLYPLPAAELRAVLAEYPNAEDFAWVQEEPANQGAWSFVALNLLEHLDGVRLRRISRPAAAAPAAGSVKTHDAEHAALIEAALPRP; translated from the coding sequence GTGTCGACCCAGCAGACTTCTCAGGACAACCCACTAGCGGGATTTGGCCCGAACGAGTGGATCGTCGAGGAGATGTACCAGCGATACCTCGCCGATCCCGCCAGCGTCGACCCGGCCTGGCACGAGTTCTTCGCTGACTACCGTCCGGCGGCTGAGCCGACGGCGGGTGCAGCGGCACCCGCTGGCGCTCCGGCCGACACCAAGGCGGCAGCGAAGGTTTCCCCGGCAACGGCACCAGCCCCCGCCAAGACCGAGCCGGCTCCGAAGGCCGTACCACCGGCCCCCACCCAGCCCACCACCAAGATCGAAGCCGCGCCGAAGGTAGCCGAGAAGACCGTGAAGACCGCGACCAAGCCCGCCTCCGGGGGAGCACCGAACGGCGCCGCCACCAGCCCGCTGCGCGGCGTGGCGGCAAAGATCGTCCAGAACATGGACGCCTCGCTGTCGGTGCCCACCGCGACCAGCGTACGGGCGGTCCCCGCCAAGCTGTTGGTGGACAACCGGATCGTGATCAACAACCACCTGACCCGCGGTCGGGGTGGCAAGGTCAGCTTCACCCACCTGATCGGCTACGCCCTGGTCCGGGCACTGGCCCTGCACCCGGAGATGAACAACTCGTTCGCCGAGGTGGACGGCAAGCCGGTGCTGGTGCAGCCCGAGCACGTCAACCTGGGCATCGCCATCGACCTGGTCAAGAAGGACGGCTCGCGCAACCTGGTCGTGCCCTCCATCAAGGGCTGCGAGCAGATGGACTTCCGCCAGTTCTGGCAGGCGTACGAGGACGTGGTCCGGCGCGCTCGGCGTAACGAGCTGACCATGGAGGACTACGGCGGTACGACGATCTCGCTGACCAACCCGGGCGGCATCGGCACGGTCCACTCGCAGCCTCGGCTGATGGTCGGCCAGGGCACGATCATCGGCGTCGGCGCGATGGAGTACCCGGCCCCCTACGCCGGCATGTCCGAGGAGACCCTCGCCGACCTCGCGGTCAGCAAGATCATCACGCTGACCAGCACGTACGACCACCGGATCATCCAGGGCGCCCAGTCCGGCGAGTTCCTCAAGGTCATGCACGAGCTGCTGCTGGGCGAGCACAACTTCTACGACCAGCTCTTCACCTCGCTGCGTATCCCCTACGAGCCGGTGCGCTGGGTGCGGGATGTCGCGGTCAACTCCGAGGGTCAGATCAACAAGACCGCGCGGGTGCACGAACTGATCCACGCCTACCGGGTGCGCGGGCACCTGATGGCCGACACCGACCCACTTGAGTTCAAGATCCGCAAGCACCCGGACCTGGACGTACTCCAGCACGGGCTGACCCTCTGGGACCTGGACCGGGAGTTCCCGGTCAACGGCTTCGCCGGCAAGCAGCGGATGAAGCTGCGTTCGATCCTGGGTGTACTGCGGGACTCCTACTGCCGTCGGGTCGGCGTGGAGTTCATGCACATCCAGGACCCGGAGGAGCGGCGCTGGATCCAGGAACGGATCGAGCGCAAGTACGAGAAGCCCCCGACGGACGAGCAGAAGCACGTACTCAACCGGCTCAACGCCGCCGAGGCGTTCGAGACCTTCCTACAGACCAAGTACGTCGGCCAGAAGCGGTTCTCCCTGGAGGGCGGCGAGTCCCTGATTCCGCTGCTCGCCGAGGTACTGGAGGCGGCAGCCCAGGACCAGCTCGACGAGGTGGTCATCGGCATGGCCCACCGGGGCCGGCTCAACGTGCTGGCCAACATCGTCGGCAAGCCGTACGAGAAGATCTTCTCCGAGTTCGAGGGACACCTCGACCCACGAAGCACCCAGGGCTCCGGTGACGTCAAGTACCACCTGGGCCAGAACGGCAAGTTCAGCACGCCGGACGGTGCCAACTCGGTCAAGGTCTCGGTGGTCGCGAACCCGTCGCACCTGGAGGCGGTCAACCCCGTCCTGGAGGGCATCGTCCGCGCCAAGCAGGACCGGATAGACCTCAAGCTGGAGGGCTACACGGTACTGCCGGTACTCGTCCACGGTGACGCCGCGTTCGCCGGTCAGGGTGTGGTCGCCGAGACGCTCAACCTCTCCCAGCTTCGCGGCTACCGGACCGGCGGCTCGGTGCACGTGGTGGTCAACAACCAGGTCGGCTTCACCACCGCACCGGAACACTCGCGTTCCAGCCTCTACAGCACCGACATCGCCCGGATGATCGAGGCACCGATCTTCCACGTCAACGGGGACGACCCGGAGGCCGTGGTACGGGTCGCCAGGCTGGCCTTCCAGTACCGGCAGGCGTTCAACAAGGACGTCGTGATCGACCTGGTCTGCTACCGGCGGCGGGGCCACAACGAGGGCGACGACCCGGCCATGACCAACCCGCTGATGTACTCGATCATCGATGCCAAGCGGTCCGTACGCAAGCTCTACACCGAGGAGCTGATCGGCCGGGGCGACATCACCGTCGAGGACGCCGAGGAGCTGCTGCGCGACTTCCAGGCCCAACTGGAACGGGTCTTCAAGGCCACCAGGGACGCCGCCTCCGTACCGAAGGCCGCCGGCCGTCCACGGCGCGAGGACGAGCCCGAGCCCCAGGTCGACACCGCGGTGGACGTCTCCGTGGTGCACGCGGTCGGCGCGGCGCACACGTCCCTGCCGGAGGACTTCACCCCGCACAAGCGGATCCAGCAGTTGCTCGACCGGCGGGCCAAGATGGCCGTCGAGGGTGGCATCGACTGGGGCTTCGGCGAGATCATCGCCATCGGCTCGCTGCTGCACGACGGAGTCACCGTCCGGCTGGCCGGCCAGGACTCCCGGCGGGGCACCTTCGTACAGCGGCACGCGGCGATCGTGGACGCCCGTACCGGCGCGGACCACATCCCGCTCTCCGCGCTGACCAGCGACGCCGCCCGGTTCTTCGTACACGACTCGCTGCTGAGCGAATACGCGGCGATGGGCTTCGAGTACGGCTACTCGGTGGAGAACACCGAGGCGCTGGTGCTCTGGGAGGCGCAGTTCGGTGACTTCGCCAACGGCGCACAGTCGGTGGTGGACGAGTTCATCTCCTCCGGCGAGGTGAAGTGGGCACAGCAGTCGTCGGTGACGCTGCTGCTGCCACACGGCCACGAGGGCCAGGGCCCGGACCACACCTCCGGCCGGCCCGAGCGGTTCCTGCAGATGTGCGCCGAGGACAACATGCGGGTCGCCATCCCGAGCACCCCGGCGAACTACTTCCACCTGCTGCGCCGGCAGGCCCTGTCGCCCAAGCGCAAGCCGCTGGTCGTCTTCACGCCGAAGTCGCTACTGCGGCACAAGCTCTGCGTCTCCTCGGTCGAGGAGTTCACGTCGAACAATTTCCAGCCGGTACTGCGCGACACCGGGGACATCCGGCCGGACGCGGTCAAGCGGGTGCTCCTCTGCTCGGGCAAGGTCTACTACGACCTGGTGCAGGCCCGGACCGAGCGGGGCATCACCGACACCGCCCTGGTCCGCCTGGAGCAGCTCTACCCGCTGCCGGCGGCGGAGCTGCGGGCCGTCCTCGCCGAGTACCCCAACGCGGAGGACTTCGCCTGGGTGCAGGAGGAGCCGGCCAACCAGGGTGCCTGGTCGTTCGTGGCGCTGAACCTGCTGGAGCACCTGGACGGCGTACGGCTGCGGCGGATCTCCCGCCCGGCCGCCGCCGCCCCGGCGGCCGGCTCGGTCAAGACGCACGACGCCGAGCACGCGGCGCTGATCGAGGCGGCACTCCCCCGCCCCTGA
- a CDS encoding DUF6104 family protein, which yields MYFTDRGIEELVERRGDESVTLEWLGERLRDFVDLNPEFETPVERFATWLARLDDADEDDF from the coding sequence ATGTACTTCACCGACCGGGGCATCGAGGAGCTGGTCGAGCGGCGGGGTGACGAGTCGGTCACCCTGGAGTGGCTCGGCGAGCGGCTGCGGGACTTCGTCGACCTCAACCCCGAGTTCGAGACGCCGGTCGAGCGGTTCGCCACCTGGCTGGCCCGGCTCGACGACGCCGACGAGGACGATTTCTGA
- a CDS encoding aminoglycoside adenylyltransferase — MDWFCWAADAGRFAAALHARGYSADLRVPPEIQRDLVRDGVEVSFALIAQDAQGRVVVGGAGPWAGSAYPDGMLTGPTGRLGAVTCPIISPRAQIELKEMYPVWMPERPRRPKDRDDVARLRSVLDGSPASPS, encoded by the coding sequence GTGGACTGGTTCTGCTGGGCCGCCGACGCGGGCCGGTTCGCCGCTGCCCTGCATGCCCGGGGCTATTCCGCGGACCTGCGGGTACCGCCGGAGATCCAGCGTGACCTGGTCCGGGACGGGGTCGAGGTGAGCTTCGCTCTGATCGCCCAAGACGCACAGGGACGGGTCGTGGTCGGCGGTGCCGGCCCATGGGCGGGATCGGCGTACCCCGACGGGATGCTGACCGGGCCGACTGGCCGCCTCGGTGCGGTGACCTGCCCGATCATCAGCCCGAGGGCACAGATCGAACTCAAGGAGATGTACCCGGTCTGGATGCCGGAGCGGCCCCGACGGCCCAAGGACCGCGACGACGTCGCCCGGCTGCGCAGTGTGCTGGACGGTTCCCCGGCATCGCCGAGTTGA
- a CDS encoding alpha/beta hydrolase family protein, with translation MRRRRTGPLFAAVLLAAGIAGCSTPADHRDPAAGGPSPTATAPSVSATTAAPFAPPAGIAPSDSFAVGVRELKLARGSDRPLPTTVWYPAVGQAGGTAERSAPVARGQFPVVVFSHGLTASPADYQSLLTEWAAAGLVVVAPRYPHTSRGAARFDILDVVNQPADASYVLTEVLKLDTRAGDPLRGRLATDRVAATGHSAGGVTTIGLFTGGRDERLDAGIVLAGSALGVGTAFAGPTAPLLFVHGQLDDVVSYASGKAAYDRVPWPKAMLSLPQGDHGQSLLKSNNPAFGVVTGTTADFLRWTLYGDPAAKGRLATGANRDGLATLDDRL, from the coding sequence ATGCGCCGACGTCGTACCGGGCCCCTATTCGCCGCTGTCCTTCTCGCGGCGGGCATCGCCGGTTGTTCGACCCCTGCCGACCATCGCGATCCCGCCGCTGGCGGGCCATCGCCGACGGCAACGGCCCCGTCCGTATCGGCCACCACCGCCGCGCCCTTCGCACCGCCGGCCGGAATCGCGCCGTCCGACTCCTTCGCAGTCGGGGTACGGGAGTTGAAGCTCGCCCGGGGCAGCGACCGGCCACTGCCGACCACGGTCTGGTACCCCGCGGTTGGCCAGGCCGGCGGTACGGCGGAACGTTCCGCTCCGGTGGCGCGCGGTCAGTTCCCGGTCGTCGTCTTCAGTCACGGGCTGACCGCCAGCCCCGCCGACTACCAGTCGCTGCTCACCGAGTGGGCGGCGGCCGGACTGGTGGTCGTCGCACCCCGCTATCCGCACACCAGCCGGGGCGCGGCCCGGTTCGACATACTCGACGTGGTCAACCAACCGGCTGACGCCTCCTACGTGCTGACCGAGGTGCTGAAGCTGGACACCCGGGCGGGAGATCCGCTGCGAGGTCGCCTGGCTACCGACCGGGTCGCCGCCACCGGGCACTCAGCCGGTGGGGTCACCACCATCGGGCTGTTCACCGGCGGCCGGGACGAACGGCTGGACGCCGGCATCGTGCTCGCCGGCAGCGCGCTCGGCGTCGGTACGGCGTTCGCCGGCCCGACCGCGCCGCTGCTCTTCGTGCACGGACAGCTCGACGACGTGGTGTCGTACGCCTCGGGCAAGGCCGCCTACGACCGGGTGCCCTGGCCGAAGGCGATGCTCAGCCTGCCCCAGGGGGACCACGGTCAGTCTCTGCTGAAGTCCAACAACCCGGCCTTCGGGGTGGTCACCGGGACGACCGCGGACTTCCTGCGCTGGACCCTGTACGGCGATCCGGCCGCCAAGGGGCGACTCGCCACCGGGGCCAATCGGGACGGTCTCGCCACCCTGGACGACCGGCTCTGA
- the sodN gene encoding superoxide dismutase, Ni, which yields MRLPRIFTPHRTVSAHCDLPCGVYDPAQARIEAESVKAIAEKYQANTDPEFRTRALIIKEQRAELVKHHLWVLWTDYFKPQHFEKYPHLHQLFNEATKLAGGTGAKGSTDPAKADELLQKIEEISKIFWETKQA from the coding sequence ATGCGACTTCCGCGCATTTTCACCCCGCACCGCACCGTCAGCGCCCACTGCGACCTGCCGTGTGGCGTCTACGACCCGGCGCAGGCCCGGATCGAGGCCGAATCGGTCAAGGCGATCGCCGAGAAGTACCAGGCGAACACCGACCCGGAGTTCCGCACCCGGGCTTTGATCATCAAGGAGCAGCGGGCTGAGCTGGTCAAGCACCACCTGTGGGTGCTCTGGACCGACTACTTCAAGCCCCAGCACTTCGAGAAGTACCCGCACCTGCACCAGCTCTTCAACGAGGCCACCAAGCTGGCCGGTGGCACCGGGGCCAAGGGCTCGACCGACCCGGCGAAGGCCGACGAACTGCTCCAGAAGATCGAGGAGATCTCGAAGATCTTCTGGGAGACCAAGCAGGCGTGA
- a CDS encoding ABC transporter permease subunit, translating to MNLVRSELLKIRTTNTWWLFGLGALLAWALTFALNAFSAHVTFDLDIPEGLPPEQVEQLQAQKDVVVQATNLFTSGQFFGLLFVTLLGILVVTNEFYHQTATTTFLSTPRRTAVVLAKLVAATLLGAVFWLVTTAINIPATMIFLSAEGVDHHLGDSVIIEALLLNLLAYVLWGIFGVGFGVLIRSQIGATITVVVLYLLGTVAASVLFVVLQQIFEADWILELQVIVPSIASQLMITGDELPGSPPQWVGAAVLIGYAVVTGVAGTLLVRKRDIS from the coding sequence ATGAACCTCGTCCGATCCGAACTGCTCAAGATCCGTACGACCAACACCTGGTGGCTGTTCGGTCTCGGTGCCCTGCTCGCGTGGGCGCTGACATTCGCGCTCAACGCCTTCAGCGCCCACGTCACATTCGACCTCGACATCCCCGAAGGTCTGCCGCCGGAGCAGGTCGAACAGCTTCAGGCCCAGAAGGATGTCGTGGTACAGGCGACGAACCTGTTCACCTCGGGGCAGTTCTTCGGCCTGCTCTTCGTCACGCTGCTGGGCATCCTCGTGGTGACCAACGAGTTCTACCACCAGACCGCGACCACCACCTTCCTCAGCACGCCGCGCCGCACCGCCGTGGTACTCGCCAAGCTGGTCGCCGCCACCCTGCTCGGTGCCGTCTTCTGGTTGGTCACCACAGCAATCAACATCCCGGCAACGATGATCTTCCTGTCGGCCGAAGGGGTCGATCATCATCTCGGTGATTCGGTGATCATCGAGGCGCTCCTGCTCAACCTGCTCGCCTATGTGCTCTGGGGGATCTTCGGGGTCGGCTTCGGCGTGCTCATCCGCAGTCAGATCGGTGCCACCATCACGGTGGTGGTGCTCTACCTGCTCGGTACCGTGGCGGCCAGCGTCCTCTTCGTCGTCCTCCAGCAGATATTCGAAGCGGACTGGATCCTCGAACTCCAGGTGATCGTGCCGTCCATTGCCTCCCAGCTGATGATCACGGGTGACGAACTGCCCGGCAGCCCGCCGCAGTGGGTAGGCGCGGCAGTTCTGATCGGCTACGCGGTGGTGACCGGAGTGGCGGGCACCCTACTCGTCCGCAAACGCGACATCTCCTGA
- a CDS encoding S24/S26 family peptidase: MVSTGRTAPNAGTFGPLFAVLVTGPSMVPTLRHGDALLVRRGGRAVRPGDLVVATFRSRPELLVVKRAVRPAEGGWWVRGDNDLVTDDSRSFGVADVRGRVVLRYWPRLRWFGYRPV; the protein is encoded by the coding sequence CTGGTGTCCACGGGTCGGACGGCACCAAATGCAGGGACTTTTGGCCCCCTGTTCGCCGTACTCGTGACGGGTCCCTCCATGGTGCCGACGCTGCGGCACGGTGACGCGCTGTTGGTGCGTCGGGGCGGTCGGGCCGTGCGTCCCGGCGATCTGGTGGTGGCCACCTTCCGGAGCCGTCCGGAGCTGCTGGTGGTCAAGCGCGCGGTCCGCCCGGCGGAGGGCGGTTGGTGGGTACGTGGGGACAACGATCTGGTGACCGACGATTCCCGTAGCTTCGGGGTGGCCGACGTGCGGGGCCGGGTGGTGCTGCGCTACTGGCCCCGGTTGCGATGGTTCGGTTACCGACCGGTATGA
- a CDS encoding ABC transporter ATP-binding protein: protein MSDGQSRPTSGSGQIVVSGLTKQYRNLRAVDNLSFTIAPGRVTGFLGPNGAGKTTTLRMLLNLVTPTAGTATFGGRRYADLQQPLQHVGAVLEASSAHKGRTGINHLRVICAAAGLPRQRADEALAMVGLTPAANRKFKGYSLGMKQRLGIAAAMLGDPQVLVLDEPANGLDPEGIRWMRGFLRALAAEGRTVLVSSHLLSEMQLLADDVVIIAAGKLVRQGPVDTVIGSMAHSSRVRVRTPQADALANALAAQSATVTRDADGVLLIDGVDAPAVGRAALAAQVELHELTTERLDLEGVFLELTSGKAGIR, encoded by the coding sequence ATGTCCGACGGGCAGTCAAGGCCCACATCCGGAAGCGGTCAGATAGTCGTCTCCGGCCTGACCAAGCAGTACCGCAACCTACGCGCGGTCGACAATCTGTCGTTCACCATCGCGCCCGGCCGGGTGACCGGCTTCCTGGGCCCCAACGGTGCCGGCAAGACCACTACCCTGCGGATGCTGCTCAACCTGGTCACGCCGACGGCCGGCACCGCGACCTTCGGCGGCCGGCGCTACGCCGACCTGCAGCAGCCGCTGCAGCACGTGGGCGCGGTGCTGGAGGCGTCCAGTGCCCACAAGGGCCGGACCGGCATCAACCATCTCCGGGTGATCTGCGCCGCAGCCGGGCTGCCCCGGCAGCGCGCCGACGAGGCCCTGGCCATGGTCGGACTGACCCCGGCGGCCAACCGCAAGTTCAAGGGCTACTCGCTCGGCATGAAGCAGCGGCTGGGCATCGCCGCGGCGATGCTGGGCGACCCACAGGTACTGGTCCTCGACGAGCCGGCCAACGGGCTGGACCCGGAGGGCATCCGCTGGATGCGGGGCTTCCTCAGGGCGCTCGCCGCCGAGGGACGCACCGTGCTGGTCTCCAGCCACCTGCTCTCCGAGATGCAGTTGCTCGCCGACGACGTCGTGATCATCGCGGCCGGCAAGCTCGTCCGGCAGGGCCCGGTCGACACGGTGATCGGCTCGATGGCGCACAGCAGCCGCGTTCGGGTCCGTACGCCGCAGGCTGACGCGCTCGCGAACGCGCTGGCGGCGCAGAGCGCCACGGTGACCCGGGATGCGGACGGGGTGCTGCTGATCGACGGGGTGGACGCCCCGGCGGTCGGCCGGGCCGCGCTGGCCGCCCAGGTCGAGCTGCACGAGCTGACCACCGAACGCCTCGACCTAGAAGGCGTCTTCCTGGAGTTGACGTCCGGAAAGGCGGGAATCCGATGA